From Salinibacterium sp. ZJ450, one genomic window encodes:
- a CDS encoding carboxyl transferase domain-containing protein, with amino-acid sequence MQTLDSALSETDDAFRANDQAQRALAAELRQRLATTALGGPESSRERHLARGKLLPRDRIDRLLDDGSPFLEIAPLAANGMYDDECPSAGVIAGIGYVHGRAVLVISNDATVKGGTYFPITVKKHLRAQQIARENRLPCIYLVDSGGAYLPMQDEVFPDAEHFGRIFYNQARMSAEQIPQIAAVLGSCTAGGAYVPAMSDETVIVRDQGTIFLGGPPLVKAAIGEIVTAEDLGGGDLHTRVSGVADHLAENDEHALQLVRGIIRTLPKPADPVWEVQPSREPTASPDELYGVVPVDVQGQYDVHEVIARLVDGSEFHEFKARYGATLVTGFARLHGHPVGIVANNGVLFSESAQKGAHFIELCDQRGIPLLFLQNISGFMVGRDYEAGGIAKHGAKMVTAVATTRVPKLTVVIGGSFGAGNYSMCGRAYAPRFLWMWPAARISVMGGPQAASVLATIRREQFDTRGEQWSADDEAAFQAPIREQYEAQGNPYYSTARLWDDGIIDPADTRTVLGLALDVCSRTLMPEPGFGLFRM; translated from the coding sequence ATGCAGACGCTCGATAGTGCACTCAGCGAAACGGATGACGCGTTCCGCGCGAACGACCAGGCCCAGCGCGCGCTGGCCGCTGAACTGCGGCAGCGGCTTGCGACCACCGCCCTCGGCGGGCCGGAGAGTTCCCGCGAGCGGCACCTCGCCCGAGGCAAGCTGCTGCCCCGCGACCGGATCGACCGGCTGCTCGATGACGGCAGCCCGTTCCTCGAGATCGCGCCGCTCGCCGCGAACGGCATGTACGACGACGAGTGCCCGTCTGCCGGGGTCATCGCCGGGATCGGCTACGTGCACGGCAGGGCCGTGCTGGTCATCTCCAACGACGCCACGGTGAAAGGCGGCACGTACTTTCCGATCACGGTCAAGAAACATCTGCGGGCCCAGCAGATCGCCCGCGAGAACCGGCTCCCCTGCATCTATCTGGTCGACTCCGGCGGGGCATACCTGCCGATGCAGGACGAGGTATTCCCCGACGCCGAGCACTTTGGGCGCATCTTCTACAACCAGGCGCGGATGTCGGCGGAGCAGATCCCGCAGATCGCGGCGGTGCTGGGATCCTGTACCGCCGGCGGCGCCTACGTGCCAGCGATGAGCGACGAAACCGTGATCGTGCGCGACCAGGGCACCATCTTCCTCGGTGGCCCGCCGCTCGTGAAGGCCGCGATCGGCGAGATCGTCACCGCCGAGGACCTCGGCGGCGGCGACCTGCACACCCGCGTCTCGGGGGTCGCCGACCACCTGGCCGAGAACGACGAGCACGCGTTGCAGCTGGTGCGTGGCATCATCCGCACCCTGCCGAAGCCCGCCGACCCGGTCTGGGAGGTGCAGCCCAGCCGCGAGCCCACCGCCTCGCCCGACGAACTGTACGGCGTGGTGCCGGTGGACGTGCAGGGCCAGTACGACGTGCACGAGGTGATCGCCCGGCTGGTCGACGGCAGCGAGTTCCACGAGTTCAAGGCGCGCTACGGGGCGACCCTGGTCACCGGCTTCGCGCGGCTGCACGGGCATCCGGTCGGCATCGTCGCCAACAACGGTGTGCTGTTCAGCGAGTCGGCGCAGAAGGGGGCGCACTTCATCGAGCTGTGCGACCAGCGTGGCATCCCATTGCTGTTCCTGCAGAACATCTCGGGGTTCATGGTCGGCCGGGACTACGAGGCCGGCGGCATCGCCAAGCACGGCGCGAAGATGGTGACCGCGGTCGCCACCACCCGGGTGCCGAAACTGACCGTGGTGATCGGCGGATCCTTCGGCGCCGGCAACTATTCGATGTGCGGCCGGGCATACGCGCCGCGGTTCCTCTGGATGTGGCCCGCAGCGCGAATCTCAGTGATGGGCGGCCCGCAGGCGGCATCCGTGCTCGCCACGATCCGCAGGGAGCAATTCGACACCCGTGGCGAGCAGTGGTCGGCCGATGACGAGGCCGCGTTCCAGGCGCCGATCCGAGAGCAGTACGAGGCGCAAGGCAACCCGTACTACTCCACCGCCCGGCTCTGGGACGACGGCATCATCGACCCGGCAGACACCCGCACCGTGCTCGGCCTCGCCCTGGACGTCTGCTCCCGCACCCTCATGCCAGAGCCCGGCTTCGGCCTGTTCAGGATGTGA
- a CDS encoding TetR/AcrR family transcriptional regulator — translation MTEVVTPPGTRRGRAKADRRVALLSAAAALFAERGFNGVSIEDLGAAAGVSGPALYRHFSSKQAVLAALLVGVSENLLSGGQAVIERSADAATALTELVAFHVDFALGNPEVIRVQDRDLDSLDDTERRTVRALQRQYVELWVEVLGRLHPGVDAALLRIRAQATFGLINSTPHSATFEGSRARRAKAIPIGTVRALLEEMALAALSPR, via the coding sequence GTGACCGAGGTAGTGACGCCGCCGGGCACCCGGCGTGGCAGGGCGAAGGCCGACCGCCGCGTGGCGCTGCTGAGTGCTGCCGCGGCGCTGTTCGCCGAGCGCGGCTTCAACGGCGTGTCGATCGAGGACCTGGGCGCGGCCGCCGGCGTCAGCGGGCCGGCGCTGTACCGCCACTTCAGCAGCAAACAGGCGGTGCTCGCCGCGCTGCTGGTCGGCGTCAGCGAGAACCTGCTGTCCGGCGGACAGGCGGTGATCGAGCGATCGGCGGATGCCGCGACGGCGCTGACTGAACTCGTGGCCTTCCACGTCGACTTCGCTCTCGGCAATCCCGAGGTTATCCGGGTGCAGGACCGCGACCTCGACAGCCTCGACGACACCGAGCGTCGCACCGTGCGCGCCCTGCAACGCCAGTACGTGGAGCTGTGGGTCGAGGTGCTCGGCCGGCTGCACCCTGGCGTGGATGCCGCGCTGCTGCGGATCCGGGCGCAGGCGACGTTCGGCCTGATCAACTCGACGCCGCACAGCGCCACCTTTGAGGGCAGTCGGGCCCGCCGCGCGAAGGCGATCCCGATCGGCACCGTGCGTGCCCTGCTCGAGGAGATGGCGCTGGCGGCCCTGTCCCCGCGCTGA
- a CDS encoding dihydrolipoamide acetyltransferase family protein — MSVKDFALPDLGEGLTESELVAWRVAVGDTVELNQVIAEVETAKALVELPSPYSGIISKLYAEPGATVAVGAPIVAFEIGDDEGAEQQSAPDVADADATGEAASAPKRESVLVGYGPAVASGEPPRRRARRSGGAPPEPATAPAAAGGESAAVTAATAPEPAADAAPAPAAEAPAPVATEPATEQQRSTPPVRKHARDLGIDLATLTGTGEHGLITREDVDAAAPRQDGAASLPPGAATTPRPELADRADETRVPIAGVRKRTAAAMVQSAFTAPHAAAQLTVDVTATEELMESLASTREFRDIRLTIMTLVAKALCLAVARNPSINSRWDEAAGEIVTFRHVNLGIAAATERGLVVPNVKSAESLNLADLARAVSAVVESARAGTSTPAEFSGGTITLTNIGVFGVDSGIPILNPGEAAILAVGAVRRQPWEHRGEIALRSVLTLTLSFDHRLIDGEQGSRFLADVGAILRDPGVALTMV, encoded by the coding sequence ATGAGCGTCAAGGACTTCGCCCTGCCGGATCTCGGCGAGGGCCTGACAGAGTCGGAGCTGGTGGCCTGGCGGGTCGCGGTCGGCGACACCGTGGAACTGAACCAGGTGATCGCCGAGGTCGAAACCGCCAAGGCACTGGTCGAGCTGCCCTCCCCATACAGCGGCATCATCAGCAAGCTCTACGCCGAGCCGGGGGCCACGGTCGCGGTAGGCGCGCCGATCGTCGCCTTCGAGATCGGCGACGACGAAGGCGCGGAACAGCAGTCGGCACCGGATGTCGCGGACGCCGACGCCACCGGGGAGGCCGCCTCGGCGCCAAAGCGGGAGAGCGTACTGGTGGGCTACGGACCAGCCGTGGCCAGTGGCGAGCCACCCCGACGCCGCGCGAGACGCAGCGGCGGGGCGCCGCCGGAACCTGCGACGGCTCCCGCTGCCGCCGGTGGCGAATCCGCGGCGGTAACAGCTGCGACCGCGCCCGAGCCCGCGGCGGATGCTGCGCCCGCGCCCGCAGCTGAGGCACCGGCACCCGTCGCCACCGAACCAGCGACTGAGCAGCAACGTTCCACCCCGCCGGTGCGCAAGCACGCCCGCGACCTTGGCATTGACCTGGCCACGCTCACCGGCACCGGCGAGCACGGACTGATCACCCGGGAAGACGTGGATGCGGCGGCACCCCGACAGGACGGCGCCGCCTCCCTGCCGCCCGGCGCAGCCACGACGCCGCGACCCGAGCTGGCCGACCGGGCGGACGAGACCCGCGTGCCCATCGCCGGAGTGCGCAAACGCACCGCGGCGGCGATGGTGCAGAGCGCCTTCACCGCTCCGCACGCGGCGGCCCAGCTCACCGTCGACGTCACGGCAACCGAGGAACTGATGGAGTCGCTCGCCAGCACACGTGAGTTCCGCGACATCCGGCTCACCATCATGACGCTGGTGGCCAAGGCGCTGTGTCTGGCGGTGGCGCGCAACCCCTCGATCAACTCGCGCTGGGACGAGGCGGCCGGCGAGATCGTGACCTTCCGGCACGTGAACCTCGGGATCGCGGCGGCGACCGAACGCGGGCTCGTGGTGCCGAACGTGAAGAGCGCCGAGTCGCTGAACCTGGCCGACCTGGCGCGCGCCGTGAGCGCGGTTGTGGAGTCGGCGCGGGCGGGCACGAGCACCCCGGCGGAGTTCTCCGGGGGCACGATCACGCTGACCAACATCGGGGTGTTCGGCGTGGACTCCGGCATCCCGATCCTGAACCCGGGGGAGGCGGCGATCCTGGCGGTCGGCGCGGTACGCCGGCAGCCGTGGGAGCACCGCGGCGAGATCGCGCTGCGCAGCGTGCTGACGCTGACGCTCTCGTTCGACCACCGGCTGATCGACGGCGAGCAGGGGTCACGCTTCCTCGCCGATGTCGGCGCGATCCTGCGCGACCCGGGCGTTGCCCTGACGATGGTGTGA
- a CDS encoding alpha-ketoacid dehydrogenase subunit beta has product MMLQTSTRQLTLGQAINSALRRALQEDDKVLLLGEDIGKLGGVFRVTDGLQADFGSDRVMDAPLAESGIIGTAVGLAYRGYRPVCEIQFDGFIYPGFDQIVAQVAKLHYRTQGAVRMPITIRVPFGGGIGAVEHHSESPEAYFAHTSGLRVVAPSNPQDAHSMLRAAIASDDPVLFFEPKRRYWVKGAVDEDAPGDIEHAAVVAEGADVTLVTYGALVAVAKDAALAAAEDGVSIEVIDLRSLSPIDFDTVERSVKKTGRLVISHEAQQFAGLGAEIAASVTERCFDYLDHAPVRVTGFDTPYPPSALEDHFLPDLDRMLDGVDRALRKPNSLTDWKADE; this is encoded by the coding sequence ATGATGCTGCAGACCTCGACACGCCAGCTCACGCTGGGCCAGGCCATCAACTCGGCGCTGCGCCGAGCGCTGCAGGAGGACGACAAGGTGCTGCTGCTCGGCGAGGACATCGGCAAGCTCGGCGGAGTGTTCCGGGTCACCGATGGGCTTCAGGCTGACTTCGGCAGCGACCGGGTGATGGATGCGCCGCTCGCCGAGTCCGGCATCATCGGCACCGCAGTGGGGCTCGCCTACCGTGGCTACCGCCCCGTTTGCGAGATCCAGTTCGACGGATTCATCTACCCCGGCTTCGACCAGATCGTCGCCCAGGTGGCCAAGCTGCACTATCGCACGCAGGGCGCCGTGCGGATGCCGATCACGATCCGGGTGCCGTTCGGCGGCGGGATCGGCGCCGTGGAACACCACTCCGAGTCGCCGGAGGCGTACTTCGCGCACACCTCGGGGCTGCGCGTGGTGGCTCCCTCGAACCCGCAGGACGCGCACTCGATGCTGCGCGCCGCGATCGCCTCCGATGATCCGGTGCTGTTCTTCGAACCGAAGCGCCGCTACTGGGTCAAGGGTGCGGTCGACGAAGATGCCCCCGGCGACATCGAGCATGCCGCCGTGGTGGCGGAGGGAGCCGACGTGACCCTCGTCACCTACGGTGCCCTGGTCGCCGTCGCCAAAGATGCGGCGCTCGCCGCGGCCGAGGACGGCGTCTCGATCGAGGTGATCGACCTGCGCTCGCTGTCGCCGATCGACTTCGACACCGTGGAACGGTCGGTGAAGAAGACCGGCCGGCTGGTGATCAGCCATGAGGCTCAGCAGTTCGCGGGCCTCGGCGCCGAGATCGCGGCCAGCGTTACCGAACGCTGCTTCGACTACCTCGACCACGCGCCCGTTCGCGTCACCGGGTTCGACACCCCGTACCCGCCATCGGCGCTCGAGGATCACTTCCTGCCCGATCTGGACCGCATGCTCGACGGTGTGGACCGCGCGCTGCGCAAGCCAAACTCGCTGACCGACTGGAAGGCCGACGAATGA
- the pdhA gene encoding pyruvate dehydrogenase (acetyl-transferring) E1 component subunit alpha yields the protein MPTTVSKDFRLTESHIRQEDVVQLVTPAGVRVANPTFDPWVEDVGPDQLASFYEDMVLVRRIDTEATALQRQGELGLWPPLLGQEAAQIGSARALRADDFAFTSYREHAVAWCRGVALPDLLRMWRGTSASGWNPYDVGVATPAIIIGAQTLHATGYALGCQKDGVDTIAIAYFGDGATSEGDVNEAMVFAASFQAPVIFFCENNQWAISEPVRVQARNHIADRAPGFGIPSLRVDGNDVLAVHAATRVALQRARSGGGPTFIEAVTYRMGPHTTSDDPTRYRDPDELATWQGRDPIARLGLLLQSLDVDVDALDRAVTTKADETARALRAGCLALTAPEPLSVFDNVYTGAHSWLDRQRSQYAAYLAQFDGEA from the coding sequence ATGCCGACAACTGTGTCCAAAGATTTTCGCCTGACCGAATCACACATTCGGCAAGAGGATGTCGTACAACTTGTGACCCCCGCGGGAGTGCGGGTCGCCAACCCCACCTTCGATCCGTGGGTCGAGGATGTCGGACCCGACCAGCTTGCCTCGTTCTACGAGGACATGGTGCTGGTGCGCCGGATCGACACGGAAGCCACCGCGCTGCAGCGGCAGGGGGAACTCGGGCTGTGGCCACCCCTGCTCGGCCAGGAAGCGGCGCAGATCGGCTCGGCCAGGGCGCTTCGCGCCGATGACTTCGCCTTCACCAGCTACCGCGAGCACGCCGTTGCCTGGTGCCGCGGCGTCGCCCTGCCCGACCTGCTGCGCATGTGGCGTGGCACCTCCGCCTCCGGCTGGAACCCGTATGACGTCGGCGTGGCGACCCCGGCGATCATCATCGGCGCGCAGACGCTGCACGCCACCGGCTACGCGCTCGGCTGCCAGAAAGACGGCGTCGACACCATCGCCATCGCCTACTTCGGTGACGGAGCCACCAGCGAAGGTGACGTGAACGAGGCCATGGTGTTCGCCGCGAGCTTCCAGGCCCCGGTGATCTTCTTCTGCGAGAACAACCAGTGGGCGATCTCCGAACCGGTGCGGGTGCAGGCCAGAAACCACATCGCCGACCGGGCGCCGGGATTCGGCATCCCGAGCCTGCGGGTTGACGGCAACGACGTGCTGGCCGTGCACGCCGCGACCAGGGTGGCCCTGCAGCGCGCCCGCAGCGGCGGAGGCCCCACCTTCATCGAGGCGGTCACCTACCGGATGGGTCCGCACACCACCTCCGACGACCCGACCCGCTATCGCGACCCGGACGAGCTGGCGACCTGGCAGGGCCGCGACCCGATCGCCCGGCTTGGCCTGCTGCTGCAGAGCCTCGACGTCGATGTCGACGCGCTTGACCGCGCCGTCACCACCAAGGCCGACGAGACCGCGCGGGCGCTCCGGGCCGGCTGCCTCGCACTCACGGCACCCGAACCGCTCAGCGTGTTCGACAACGTGTACACCGGCGCCCACTCCTGGCTCGACCGGCAGCGCAGCCAGTACGCGGCCTACCTCGCCCAGTTCGACGGGGAGGCATGA
- the glmM gene encoding phosphoglucosamine mutase: MPRLFGTDGVRGLANGDLTADLALGLAQASAVVLTQGRQAEARRANGRRPIAVVARDPRVSGEFLTAAVAAGLASSGVDVLDAGVIPTPAAAFLIGDIDADFGVMISASHNPAPDNGIKFFATGGTKLPDLVEDRIEAALHDTKLAPTGAGVGRITRFADAEDRYVIHLLSTLPNRLDGIHVVLDCAHGAAAGISPQVFTDAGARITVIGADPDGMNINDGVGSTHLDNLAKAVLEHGADVGIAHDGDADRCLAVDREGNIVDGDQIMAILALSMAERGGLADRTLVATVMSNLGLRQAMAAHGISMVETKVGDRYVLEELNANGYSLGGEQSGHVIMTEFATTGDGILTGLHLVAEMARTGKSLAELASVMSVLPQVLVNVRGVNHHALHADVPIAEAVAAASAELGDSGRVLLRPSGTEPMVRVMVEAVDQPTADRIAHELAAVVSARLAL, from the coding sequence ATGCCTCGACTATTCGGAACTGACGGAGTCCGGGGCCTGGCCAACGGTGATCTCACCGCTGACCTGGCCCTGGGCCTCGCCCAGGCCAGCGCCGTCGTCCTCACCCAGGGCCGACAGGCCGAGGCACGCCGCGCCAACGGCAGACGGCCGATCGCGGTTGTCGCCCGCGACCCGCGCGTCTCCGGTGAGTTCCTCACCGCCGCCGTGGCGGCAGGACTCGCCAGCTCTGGCGTCGACGTGCTCGACGCCGGCGTCATCCCCACTCCCGCGGCCGCGTTTCTGATCGGCGACATCGACGCCGACTTCGGCGTGATGATCTCCGCCTCGCACAACCCGGCGCCGGACAACGGCATCAAATTCTTCGCCACCGGCGGCACCAAGCTTCCCGACCTCGTCGAAGACCGCATCGAAGCGGCCCTCCACGACACCAAACTCGCTCCCACCGGCGCGGGCGTCGGGCGCATCACGCGCTTCGCGGATGCCGAGGACCGCTACGTGATCCACCTGCTGTCGACGCTGCCCAACCGCCTCGACGGCATCCACGTGGTGCTCGACTGCGCCCATGGCGCTGCGGCCGGAATCTCTCCGCAGGTCTTCACCGACGCTGGCGCTCGCATTACCGTGATCGGCGCCGATCCTGACGGCATGAACATCAATGACGGTGTCGGCTCCACTCACCTCGACAACCTGGCCAAGGCTGTTCTCGAGCACGGCGCCGACGTGGGCATCGCCCACGACGGCGATGCCGACCGCTGCCTCGCGGTCGACCGCGAGGGCAACATCGTCGACGGTGACCAGATCATGGCCATCCTCGCCCTCTCCATGGCCGAACGCGGTGGGCTCGCCGACCGCACCCTGGTCGCCACGGTGATGAGCAACCTCGGACTGCGCCAGGCGATGGCCGCCCACGGCATCAGCATGGTCGAGACCAAGGTCGGCGACCGATACGTGCTGGAAGAACTCAACGCCAACGGATACTCGTTGGGCGGCGAACAGTCCGGGCACGTCATCATGACCGAGTTCGCCACCACCGGCGACGGCATCCTGACCGGGCTGCACCTGGTCGCCGAGATGGCCCGCACCGGCAAGAGCCTGGCCGAGCTGGCCTCGGTCATGTCCGTGCTGCCGCAGGTGCTGGTGAACGTACGCGGCGTGAACCACCACGCGCTGCACGCTGATGTCCCGATCGCCGAGGCCGTGGCCGCGGCATCTGCGGAACTCGGCGACAGCGGACGCGTGCTGCTGCGCCCGTCGGGCACCGAGCCGATGGTGCGGGTCATGGTGGAGGCCGTCGACCAGCCCACCGCCGACCGCATCGCGCACGAGCTTGCCGCCGTGGTGAGCGCCCGGCTGGCTCTGTAG
- the rpsI gene encoding 30S ribosomal protein S9, with amino-acid sequence MANIADSIDQAPESFTTETPAEEAPKAPRAVLNVSGSAVGRRKQAIARARLVPGSGTTTINGRTFEEYFPNKLHQQLINDPFKVLDLLGGYDVVAKITGGGPSGQAGALRLAIARALNEIDRDNNRAILKKAGFLSRDARVIERKKAGLKKARKASQFSKR; translated from the coding sequence ATGGCGAACATCGCAGACTCCATCGACCAGGCTCCCGAGAGCTTCACCACTGAGACGCCCGCGGAAGAGGCCCCCAAGGCTCCCCGCGCCGTGCTCAACGTTTCCGGTTCGGCCGTCGGCCGCCGCAAGCAGGCCATCGCCCGCGCGCGCCTCGTCCCCGGCAGCGGCACCACCACGATCAACGGCCGCACGTTCGAGGAGTACTTCCCGAACAAGCTGCACCAGCAGCTGATCAACGACCCGTTCAAGGTTCTCGACCTGCTCGGCGGCTACGACGTGGTCGCCAAGATCACCGGCGGCGGCCCCTCGGGCCAGGCAGGCGCACTGCGTCTGGCCATTGCTCGCGCGCTGAACGAGATCGACCGCGACAACAACCGTGCCATCCTCAAGAAGGCTGGCTTCCTCTCTCGTGACGCCCGCGTCATCGAGCGCAAGAAGGCCGGTCTCAAGAAGGCCCGCAAGGCGTCCCAGTTCTCGAAGCGCTAG
- the rplM gene encoding 50S ribosomal protein L13, translating to MTRTFTPKPADVQREWVIIDAADVVLGRLASHTAALLRGKHKPTFAPHMDMGDFVIIINAEKVALTGAKLEQKKAYRHSGYPGGLRATTYAEMLEKQPVRTVEKAVRGMLPKNSIGRAQLKKLKVYAGAEHPHAAQQPKTYTLDQVAQ from the coding sequence GTGACGCGCACCTTTACTCCCAAGCCCGCTGATGTTCAGCGCGAGTGGGTCATCATTGACGCAGCCGACGTCGTTCTCGGCCGCCTGGCGAGCCACACCGCAGCCCTGCTGCGCGGCAAGCACAAGCCGACCTTTGCCCCTCACATGGACATGGGCGACTTCGTCATCATCATCAACGCCGAGAAGGTTGCCCTCACCGGCGCCAAGCTCGAGCAGAAGAAGGCCTACCGCCACTCGGGTTACCCGGGCGGACTGCGCGCCACGACCTACGCCGAGATGCTCGAGAAGCAGCCCGTGCGCACCGTCGAGAAGGCCGTTCGTGGAATGCTGCCGAAGAACTCCATCGGCCGTGCCCAGCTGAAGAAGCTGAAGGTATACGCGGGCGCTGAGCACCCGCACGCCGCGCAGCAGCCCAAGACGTACACCCTCGACCAGGTCGCCCAGTAA
- the truA gene encoding tRNA pseudouridine(38-40) synthase TruA, whose product MHRLRLDIAYDGTRFSGWAKQPDRRTVQGELEAALATIFRRNPPAPRITVAGRTDVGVHAVAQVAHVDLTTAQLVSLERPRQGQHEAPRPAPAALQKRLNGIAGLGADLYISHIRLAPAGFDARFSAIWRRYQYRIADTVAARNPLLQNHTLWYPAELNVDTMDATAQSLLGLHDWASYCKPREGATTIRMLQEFSWQRDNDGVLTATVVADAFCHNMVRALVGACVAVGEAKLPAADPAAIRDARVRTNDFKVMPAKGLTLMAVGYPPDAELAERAERTRGLRVLSESPQSGGLADSN is encoded by the coding sequence ATGCATCGCCTCCGACTCGACATCGCGTATGACGGAACCCGCTTCTCCGGATGGGCGAAGCAGCCGGACCGCCGCACCGTGCAGGGCGAGCTCGAGGCGGCGCTCGCCACGATCTTCCGCCGCAACCCGCCCGCGCCGCGCATCACGGTGGCCGGACGAACGGATGTCGGTGTGCACGCCGTTGCCCAGGTCGCGCACGTCGACCTGACGACCGCCCAGCTCGTGAGCCTGGAGCGTCCGCGCCAGGGCCAGCACGAGGCGCCCCGGCCGGCACCGGCCGCGCTACAGAAACGGCTGAACGGCATCGCCGGTCTCGGCGCCGACCTCTATATCTCCCACATTCGGTTGGCTCCTGCCGGATTCGACGCCCGGTTCTCGGCGATCTGGCGCCGCTACCAGTACCGCATCGCCGACACGGTGGCGGCCCGCAACCCGCTGCTGCAGAACCACACGCTCTGGTACCCGGCCGAGCTGAACGTCGACACGATGGATGCCACGGCGCAGTCACTGCTCGGCCTGCACGACTGGGCGTCGTATTGCAAGCCGCGCGAGGGTGCCACCACTATTCGCATGCTGCAGGAGTTCAGCTGGCAGCGCGATAACGACGGCGTGCTCACCGCCACGGTGGTCGCCGACGCGTTTTGCCACAACATGGTGCGCGCCCTGGTCGGCGCCTGCGTCGCGGTCGGCGAGGCCAAGCTGCCCGCGGCAGACCCGGCCGCCATCCGGGACGCTCGCGTGCGCACCAACGACTTCAAGGTGATGCCGGCGAAGGGCCTCACGCTGATGGCGGTCGGGTACCCACCCGACGCGGAGCTCGCCGAGCGGGCGGAGCGCACCCGCGGGCTGCGGGTGCTGAGCGAGTCGCCGCAATCAGGTGGGCTAGCGGATTCGAATTGA